Proteins from one Pontibacter korlensis genomic window:
- a CDS encoding SusC/RagA family TonB-linked outer membrane protein, with translation MQNKYTRRIRAIGLSTALGCLFLPGTGQNAFASGVQTELAASNWSNTSSQTNVTVTGKVTDDSGVGLPGVTVVVRGTTRGTSTDLNGNFTLSVPQTGAVLVFSYIGYASQEVPVGNQTTINVTLGQDTKALQEVVVVGYGTQRKSDVTGSVTSVSEEDFQQGNITTPEQLISGKVAGVQISSNGGAPGSGSRIRIRGGSSLNASNDPLIVIDGVPVDNSSVSGSANPLSLINPNDIESFNILKDASATAIYGSRASNGVIIITTKKGKAGDKLRVSLSSLASVSQLRDKVDVLTGDEYRSVVNQYATEENRALLGDANTDWQDLIFRDAVSHDHNLSVSGSVKSIPYRVSVGYLDQEGILLTSEMKRATGAVSLNPTFFDDHLKVNLNVKGVSSEHQFANEGVIGSAVSFDPTQSPYDPTENRFGGYFEWVRSSGEVNTLAPRNPLSTLEQTDDQSEVRRSIGNIQLDYKLHFFPALRANLNLGYDVSKSEGSVTLPGTLASVYTQGGSFSQYSQEKSNNLLDFYLNYAKEYDDLNSRVDFTAGYSYQKFRNQIPPFATLNLAGDTITRAPNPIETNNVLVSFFGRLNYTFKDRYIVTATLRRDGSSRFSPDNRWGTFPALAFAWRIIEEPFLQNVTAITDLKLRVGYGVTGQQDIGGFYPYLPRYVYSNSEANYQLGDEFYRTLRPQGYDENIKWEETKTYNAGLDFGFLNNRINGSLDYYFKRTEDLLAVIPVPAGSNLTNRLYTNVGSIENQGVEAVLNFRAIDRDNFSWDLGVNGTYNVNEITSLSRVEDEDAVGIPVGGIGGGVGNTIQVHTVGYPTFSYYVYKQVYDTNGRPIEGMYADLSGDGVITDQDLYRYKNPEPRVFLGFNSQLNYNKWSLGFVLRGSIGNYAYNNIKANAFYNNIDWEEYLLTIPSSINEFGFLGLNDPNRAYSDYFVENASFLRMDNLNLGYNVGSILNDRVNLRLTATGQNVFVITKYSGLDPEVTGGIDNNFYPRPRILSLGVNLDFQ, from the coding sequence ATGCAAAACAAATATACCCGTAGAATAAGGGCTATTGGCCTTTCTACTGCGCTTGGTTGCCTTTTCTTACCCGGCACAGGTCAGAATGCTTTTGCTTCTGGTGTGCAGACGGAATTGGCAGCAAGCAACTGGAGCAATACCAGTAGCCAAACCAATGTCACTGTTACTGGTAAAGTAACCGATGATTCTGGTGTTGGCTTACCAGGTGTAACGGTGGTAGTGCGTGGTACAACACGTGGTACTTCTACCGATCTGAACGGTAACTTTACACTATCAGTACCACAAACCGGCGCTGTTTTGGTGTTTTCTTACATTGGCTATGCTTCTCAGGAGGTGCCAGTAGGAAACCAAACGACGATCAATGTAACTCTGGGCCAGGACACCAAAGCCCTGCAGGAGGTAGTGGTTGTAGGTTACGGCACACAGCGTAAAAGCGACGTTACCGGCTCTGTAACTTCTGTATCGGAAGAAGACTTCCAGCAAGGTAACATAACTACGCCAGAGCAGTTAATTTCTGGTAAGGTAGCAGGTGTGCAGATTTCTTCGAATGGTGGTGCACCGGGTTCGGGTAGCAGAATCCGTATTCGTGGTGGATCATCCCTGAACGCCAGCAACGATCCGCTTATCGTTATCGATGGTGTGCCGGTAGACAACAGCAGTGTTTCCGGTTCAGCTAACCCGCTGTCACTGATCAACCCGAACGATATCGAGTCTTTCAATATCCTTAAGGATGCTTCTGCTACTGCGATCTATGGTTCCAGAGCATCTAACGGTGTAATTATCATCACAACTAAAAAAGGCAAAGCAGGAGATAAGCTTAGAGTAAGCCTTAGCTCTCTGGCATCTGTGTCTCAGCTGCGTGATAAGGTAGACGTGCTGACTGGCGATGAGTACCGTTCAGTGGTAAACCAATATGCAACAGAGGAGAACAGAGCTCTTCTTGGAGATGCCAATACAGACTGGCAGGATTTGATCTTCCGCGATGCAGTTAGCCACGATCATAACCTGAGCGTGAGCGGATCTGTGAAGAGCATCCCATACCGTGTGTCCGTTGGTTATCTGGACCAGGAGGGTATACTGCTAACTTCAGAAATGAAGCGTGCCACAGGTGCGGTAAGCCTGAACCCAACCTTCTTCGATGACCACCTGAAGGTAAACCTGAACGTGAAGGGCGTGAGCTCGGAGCATCAGTTTGCTAATGAGGGTGTAATCGGATCTGCTGTTTCTTTCGACCCAACACAGTCGCCTTACGACCCGACAGAAAACAGATTTGGTGGCTACTTTGAGTGGGTGCGTAGCAGCGGGGAGGTTAACACGCTGGCGCCACGTAACCCTCTGAGCACACTGGAGCAGACAGATGACCAGAGTGAGGTTCGAAGAAGCATCGGTAACATTCAGTTAGACTACAAGCTGCACTTCTTCCCAGCCCTGAGAGCAAATCTGAACCTGGGCTACGATGTGTCTAAAAGCGAAGGCTCTGTAACGCTGCCAGGTACTTTGGCCTCTGTATATACGCAGGGTGGTAGCTTCTCGCAGTACTCACAGGAGAAATCAAACAACCTGTTAGACTTCTACCTGAACTATGCAAAGGAGTACGATGATCTAAACAGTCGTGTAGACTTCACAGCAGGTTACTCTTACCAGAAGTTCAGAAACCAGATTCCACCGTTTGCAACTCTTAACCTGGCCGGTGACACGATTACACGTGCCCCTAACCCAATTGAGACAAACAACGTGCTGGTTTCTTTCTTTGGTCGTTTGAACTATACTTTCAAAGACCGTTACATTGTAACAGCTACTTTGCGTAGAGACGGTTCTTCTCGCTTCAGCCCGGACAACCGTTGGGGTACATTCCCGGCGCTGGCTTTTGCCTGGAGAATTATTGAGGAGCCATTCCTGCAGAATGTTACAGCTATTACCGACCTGAAGCTGAGAGTAGGCTATGGTGTAACTGGCCAGCAGGATATCGGTGGGTTCTACCCTTACCTGCCTAGGTATGTGTACAGTAACTCAGAGGCTAATTACCAGTTAGGCGATGAGTTTTATCGTACGCTTCGCCCACAAGGCTACGATGAGAACATCAAATGGGAGGAAACAAAAACCTATAACGCTGGTCTCGACTTTGGCTTCCTGAATAACAGAATCAACGGTAGCTTAGACTACTACTTTAAGAGAACTGAAGATCTGTTAGCGGTTATACCGGTACCAGCTGGTTCTAACCTTACAAACCGTCTGTATACCAACGTTGGTAGCATCGAAAACCAGGGTGTTGAAGCAGTACTTAACTTCAGAGCCATCGACAGAGATAACTTTAGCTGGGATCTAGGTGTGAACGGTACGTACAACGTGAATGAAATCACCAGCCTTAGCAGAGTAGAGGATGAAGATGCAGTAGGTATACCTGTAGGTGGTATTGGTGGTGGTGTAGGTAACACCATTCAAGTACACACAGTAGGTTACCCAACCTTCTCATACTATGTTTATAAGCAGGTATACGATACCAACGGTAGACCAATCGAGGGCATGTATGCAGACCTGAGCGGAGATGGTGTCATCACTGACCAGGACTTGTACCGCTATAAGAACCCTGAGCCAAGAGTTTTTCTTGGGTTCAACTCACAGCTGAACTATAACAAGTGGAGCCTGGGCTTTGTACTGCGTGGTTCTATTGGCAACTATGCCTACAACAACATCAAAGCCAACGCTTTCTACAACAACATCGACTGGGAGGAATACCTGTTAACGATCCCTAGCTCTATCAATGAGTTTGGTTTCCTGGGTCTGAACGACCCGAATCGCGCGTATTCCGACTACTTTGTAGAGAACGCTTCATTCCTGCGCATGGACAACCTAAACTTAGGTTACAATGTTGGTAGCATCCTGAACGACAGAGTAAATCTTCGTCTTACTGCAACCGGCCAGAACGTGTTCGTTATCACGAAGTACTCTGGTCTGGATCCTGAGGTAACAGGAGGTATCGATAATAACTTCTACCCAAGACCAAGAATCTTGTCTCTGGGTGTAAATCTTGATTTTCAATAA